Below is a window of Sulfitobacter sp. BSw21498 DNA.
AATGTGCCAATCTATATCAAATCGCGCCAATAATATTTTGGTATTTTGGGCCGCTTTGCCCCACAAGAGGCGAAGTAGGCGATCGCTTATGCGTCCGGTGTTTCACGTGGCGGGCGGCCAATGACATCGCGCAGGTCTTCGAGCTCGATGAAATTGTCGACCTGACGGCGTAATTCGTCAGAGATCATAGGCGGCTGGCTGCGGATTGTGCTGACGACAGACACGCGTACGCCCTGCCGTTGCAGGCTTTCCACCAGCGGGCGAAAATCCCCGTCACCGGAAAAGATCACGATATGGTCAAGATGTGGCGCGAGCTCCATCGCGTCGACCGCAAGCTCGATATCCATGTTGCCCTTAACTTTGCGGCGGCCCATGCTGTCCGTGTATTCTTTGGCGGGCTTGGTCACCATCGAGAACCCGTTGTAGTTCAGCCAGTCGACCAATGGTCGTATCGGCGAATATTCGTCATTCTCGAGCAGAGCCGTGTAATAAAACGCGCGCAACAGCTTCCCGCGCCGCATGAATTCCTGCCGCAACAGCTTGTAGTCGATATCAAAGCCCAGGTTCTTGGCGGCGGCGTACAGGTTGGAGCCGTCGATGAACAAAGCTAAGCGTTCGTCCTTGTAGAACATGAAATGCCTTTCTAATACACGTCGTCCGGAAAAGTGCGTCGTGTAGCGCCGCTATAAAACGAAATGTTTCAAAATCAGTTTCCGACTTGAATATAATACTACCTAAGACTTTTTGAGGGGGCAGCAAGTGAAGACATTCGGTAAAGCCCGTGACGATGGAGTGGGAATCGGCAGGGAAGCGCTGATCGCCTTGGGGAGTAATCAATCTTCGGTTGCGGGAGGGCCCGCTGATACAGTGGTCAAGTCCCTTGAGGTGCTGGAAAACATGGCAGTACAAGTCGTCGCTGTTAGTCCGCTCTACTCAACCCATGCGTATCCGGCGGGGTCTGGCCCAAACTTTGTAAATACTACCGCAAGAATCAGATTCGGCGGTGAGGCCGATCAGATTTTAGCCATTCTTCACGCTGTAGAGGCGGAGTTGGGGCGCGAAAGGATAAACCGTTGGGGCCCCCGTACGGTGGATCTGGATTTGATCGCGATGGGGGATACGGTGTTGCCTGATGCAGAGATTCAGACCGTCTGGCGCGAGCTCGCTATCGAACAACAGTCGGTCCGCGCCCCTAAAGAACTGATCCTGCCGCACCCTCGTTTACAAGATCGCGCCTTCGTACTGGTGCCGCTTGCCGACATCGCGCCGGACTGGCGTCATCCGCTGATTGGCAAAACAGTTCAAGAGATGTTGAATGACCTACCTGAGGCAGATAAAAAGGGGGTATGGCCCATGGAATAGGGCCTTGTAAATTCCGCCGATGGCTTCTAAATAGTCGGCTTCTTGCAGCATTCATGATTGGAGCACCCCCATGGCCCGCGTCACTGTCGAAGATTGTGTAGATAAAGTGCCAAACCGGTTCGAGCTTGTCATGCTTGCCGCGCACCGTGCCCGCGAAATCGCGGCTGGTTCGCCGGTCACTGTTGATCGTGATAACGATAAGAACCCGGTCGTTTCCCTGCGCGAGATTGCAGATGAAACGCAGTCGGCTGACGATCTGCGTGAACGCCTGATCGAAAGCAATCAGAACCAAATCGAAGTTGATGAACCCGAAGAGGACGCGATGGCGCTTCTTATGGGGGCAGAACAAGATAAGCCCGAAGAGGACAGCATGTCCGAAGAAATGCTGCTGCGGCAGTTGATGGCGGCACAAGGGCAGGGCTAAGGCCCCCGCCCTACGGGGCTTATAGGCAGGACAGGCATGAATACCGCCGACATTACGGCTGAAGACCTTATCGCGCTTGTGCGCGCCTATAACCCTAAGACAAACGAGAATCAGATCCGGCTGGCCTATGAGTATGGCCAGCAGATGCACGATGGGCAGTTCCGCCATTCAGGGGAGCCCTATTTTACGCATCCGGTCTCTGTTGCGGCGATTCTGGCCGAACAGCAGCTGGACGACGCGACCATCATCACCGCATTGTTGCACGACACGATCGAGGACACGAAAGCGTCCTATCGCAGCGTGGATGAAAAATTCGGGCGCGACGTGGCCGAGCTGGTCGATGGTGTGACCAAGCTGACCAACTTGCAGCTGAACTCTAACGAGACAAAGCAGGCCGAAAACTTTCGTAAGTTGTTTATGGCAATGTCGAAAGACCTGCGGGTTATTTTGGTTAAGTTGGCGGATCGACTGCATAATATGCGCACGATCAAGTCGATGCGCCCTGATAAGCAGATTCAGAAAGCACGCGAAACAATGGATATCTATGCGCCTCTTGCGGGGCGTATGGGGATGCAATGGATGCGCGAAGAGCTTGAAGATCTGGCGTTCCGCGTACTCAACCCCGAGGGGCGGCAATCCATCATCCGGCGGTTCATCACGCTGCAACGTGAAACCGGTGACGTGATCCAGCGCATTACCGGCGACATGCGTCACGAGCTTGAGAAGGCGGGAATAGAGGCCGAGGTCTTCGGCCGTGCGAAGAAGCCCTATTCGATCTGGCGGAAAATGCAGGAAAAGCAGCAATCTTTTTCCCGTTTATCGGATATTTACGGTTTCCGCGTTATCACTACGTCAGAGGATGAATGCTACCGCGCTCTTGGCACCATTCACCGACGCTGGCGGGCTGTTCCGGGACGGTTCAAGGATTATATCAGCCAGCCTAAAACCAACGGCTATCGGTCGATCCATACCACCGTTTCTGGTCGTGACGGTAAACGGGTCGAGGTGCAGATCAGAACGCGGCAGATGCATGATGTCGCCGAATCCGGTGTGGCGGCGCATTGGTCCTATCGTGACGGTGTACGGTCGCGAAACCCGTTCGCAGTCGATCCCGTGAAATGGGTCGCGCAGCTGACAGAGCAGCTTGATTCTGAAGAAGATCACGAGGATTTCCTCGAGGCGGTCAAGCTCGAGATGTACGCCGACCAAGTGTTCTGTTTTACGCCCAAGGGCGAGGTGGTCAAACTGCCCCGTGGAGCCACGCCGATCGATTTCGCATATGCGATCCACACGCGAATCGGCGCTGCCTGCGTGGGGGCCAAGATCGACGGTATGCGCGTTCCGTTGTGGACGCGGGTGAAAAACGGACAGTCGATAGAGATTATTACCGCCCAAGGTCAAACACCGCAGGCAACGTGGCTGGATATTGCAACGACCGGCAAGGCGAAAACGGCGATACGTCGGTCGCTGCGTGAATTGGATCGCGCGCGCTTTGTCAGTTTGGGGCGCGAATTGGCGCGCTCGGCTTTTGAGCAGATGAATAAATCTGCGACAGAGAAAGTACTGCGCACCGCCGCGCGCAACCTCCGGCTGTCCAACGAGGAAGAGTTGCTGGCGCAACTTGGGTCGGCAGAACTGTCGGGTCAAGAAGTGGTGCAAGCCGTCTATCCCAACCTGCGCCCCAAACCCGGCGAACATGTCGACCGCAAACGGGCGGTTGTCGGTTTGGAGGCGGGTCAATCCTTTGATCGGGCCCCGTGCTGTCAGGCGCTTCCAGGGGAACGTATTGTCGGGATTACCTTCCGCGGGCAGGGCGTGAAAATACACACGATCGACTGCGAACGCCTGTCGCATTACGAGGACCAGCCCGAACGCTGGCTGGATCTGCGGTGGCACGATGGCCCGCATCCGGCGATCTATGGCGCGACGCTGGATCTGACCATCGGCAATGGCGCAGGGGTCTTGGGGCGGATCTGTACCCTGATCGGGCAATCCTCGGCCAATATCGCGGATTTAGAATTTTTGGACCGCAAGCCTGACTTTTTCCGGTTGCTGATCTACGTAGAGCTGCGAGACATTGCACATCTGCATTCTTTGATCCCCATGCTGGAGGCCGAGAGCGAAGTGGCCGAGATCAGCCGATATCGGAACCCCGATTTGTTCAAGGCAGGCAGCAAAGACGCATGATCCGCCCGGACTGCGCTGACCCAAGGACGAACTGTTGATCTTCAAACGCCGCGATCCAAAGCCGACAGTGCGCGCGATGGCTGAATTCATGTGGCCTCGGGGTGGTTGGACGCGGGCGTTCCACTATGTCAAACACCGTATGCGCCGGTTGCCTGATACGCCCGAACGGATTGCACGCGGGATATGGGCCGGGATTTTCACGACATTCACGCCGTTTTACGGGATGCATTTTATAGTTGCGGCGTTGGTGTCGCGGATGATGCGGGGCAATCTGCTGGCGGCGCTGATGGGGACGTTTTTTGGCAACCCACTGACCTATGTGCCAATTGGATTGTCATCGCTGTCGATGGGGCACTGGATACTCGGGTCTCAGATGCAGACGGGCGAACACCGGTCATTCGGCGGCAAGTTTTTTGACGCTGGACACGATTTGTTGGCCAATTTTATCGCGATGCTAACGAACCGGGACATGGATTGGTCCGGGCTTGAGGTATTCTGGCATCAGGTGTTTTATCCGTATTTGATCGGGGGCATTGTGCCCGGCATGATCTGCGCGACAATCGCGTATTATCTGGCTGTGCCGTTGCTTCGGGCCTATCAAAAACGACGCAAGGGCGCGATTAAGGCCAAGTTTGACTCGTTGAAGAAAAAAGCCTCGGCCAAGGCAGAGGCGAAACGCAAGGCAGAGCAGGCGGCTCTGAAGGGGAAAGACCATGGCGGCACAAGGTAAGCTTCGGCTGGGTGTAAATATTGACCACGTGGCAACTGTGCGGAATGCGCGCGGTGGTGCCTATCCTGATCCGCTGCGTGCTGCTCGGGCCGCGCAGGAGGCGGGGGCCGACGGGATTACGGCACACCTGCGCGAGGATCGCCGTCACATCACGGATGCCGATATCGAGGGTCTGCAAGAGGTGCTGACCGTGCCGCTGAACTTTGAAATGGCAGCCACCGAAGAGATGCAGGCCATCGCCTTGCGCCACAAACCCCATGCGGTTTGCATCGTGCCCGAAAAGCGCGAGGAGCGGACCACCGAGGGCGGTTTGGAAGTGGCGCGCGAAGAAAACCGGTTGGCGCACTTCATTGCCCCGCTGCGCGAAGCAGGTAGCCGCGTCAGCATCTTTATCGCCGCCGACCAGCGTCAGATCGAAGCCGCGAACCGCATCGGGGCCGAAGTGATCGAGCTGCACACCGGTGCGTATTGCGACGCCTATGCCGAAGGGCATTGGGAAGAAGCGCAGAAAGAACTTCAAAAGCTCGAGGAAATGTCGAAATTTGCGCATGATCTGGGGCTTGAAGTGCACGCAGGCCACGGGCTGACCTATGACACCGTGAGCCCGATCGCCGCCTTCCCTGAAGTGCAAGAGCTGAACATCGGACACTTCCTAATCGGCGAGGCAATCTTTCTGGGGCTTGGTCCCGCCATCGCCGAGATGCGCCGCCTGATGGATGACGCCCGCAAGGGCTGAGGGCGCGGCATGATTTTAGGCATTGGGACTGACCTTGCGAATATCGAACGGATTCAAGGCACGCTGGACCGCTTTGGTGACCGTTTTAGAAATCGCGTATTTACCGAAGTTGAACAGCAAAAGGCTGAACGGCGGCGCGATATCGCGGGGACCTATGCCAAGCGATGGGCTGCCAAGGAGGCTTGTTCAAAGGCACTTGGTACCGGACTGCGCATGGGGATCGCATGGCGGGACATGGCCGTGAGCAATCTTCGAACCGGCCAGCCGGTGATGGAAGTGACCGGTTGGGCCGCAGAACGTCTGGCCGAAATGACACCCGAAGGACATGAGGCGATCATTCATGTCACGTTGACCGACGATCACCCTTGGGCCCAGGCATTTGTCGTCATCGAAGCCCGCCCCAAGGCAGGTATCTAGCCGCAACGGCAAATCATGGCCCAATCGGTCGATGGATCGGGGGCGGGGTTGCTTGACTTGCGGCAATGGCACCCGCATGTAACGCTCGAACGCATGAACAGGAGCGCCAAAATGGCCGCCAAAGAGAAAACCGGCAACGCCTTTGTCGAAACCATCAAAACGATTGTCTATGCGCTGTTGATTGCGGGTGTCTTCCGGACCCTGTTTTTCCAGCCGTTCTGGATTCCGTCAGGGTCGATGAAAGAGACGCTGTTGATCGGTGATTTCCTGTTCGTGAACAAAATGGCTTATGGCTATTCCTACGCGTCCTGCCCCAGCGTGATGATGCCCCGTTTCGGCATAGAAGTGGACGCGAAGGATATTTGCGGCGTGTTTGATGGCGACAACACACGTCTGTTCGGATCCGAGCCTGAGCGCGGGGATGTCGTTGTTTTCCGTCATCCTGTATCGGGCCGCGACTATATCAAACGTCTGATTGGGTTGCCGGGCGATAAGATCCAGGTCACCGATGGAACAGTAAGCATCAATGGCACCGCGGTCGAGCTGCGTGATGATGGTGTTTTCGAAGAAGTCATGGACCGGCAAGGACCGCAGGGTATGCGTCCACGCTGTGAAAATGGTGCGGTCGGTGCCGGTGGGATGTGTAACAAGACCCGCCAGATCGAAGTTTTGCCCAATGGCGTAGAGCACCCGATCTTGAACATCGGTAATCAAGCGTCGGACAACACCGGAGTGTATTCGGTGCCGGAAGGGCATTACTTTTTCATGGGCGATAACCGCGATAATTCGGCCGATAGCCGTCTGGCGCAACAAGCCGGTGGCGTGGGTTTTGTCCCGTTTGAGAATCTAATTGGGCGCGCGGATCGGATCATGTTCAGTTCGGGGGGGCGGTCCATGCTGTTCTTCTGGACGTGGCGTGGCGATCGTTTCTTTAAGGCGGTCAAGTGAAGTTAAACGCTGATCTCCGGGCCTTTGAGGGCCGTATCGGGTACCACTTTACCAAGCCCGAGCTGTTGAATCGTGCGGTGACCCACGCCTCTATGTCGTCGGCCAACCGCGACGATAACCAGCGGCTTGAGTTTCTGGGCGACCGCGTCTTGGGGCTGGTGATGGCCGAAGCGCTGCTTAACCTTGATCCCGCCGCGACCGAAGGCCAGCTGGCCCCGCGGTTCAACGCGCTGGTACGCAAAGAAGCCTGTGCGGAGGTCGCGCGCGAAATCGACATGGGGGCTGTGCTCAAGCTCGGTCGCTCTGAGATGCTATCAGGCGGTCGGCGCAAGCAGGCATTGTTGGGCGACGCGATCGAGGCTATAATCGCAGCTGTCTATCTAGATGGCGGGTTTGACGAGTCCAGAGCGTTGATCCTGCGGCTGTGGGGTCCGCGGGTACTGCAGGTCAAGCAAGACGCCCGCGATGCCAAAACCGCGTTGCAGGAATGGGCACAGGCGCGCGGCTTGCCGCCCCCCGCCTATGTCCAGACTGACCGGCAGGGGCCAGACCACGCCCCTGTGTTTACCATCACTGCCCGTATTGAAAGCGGGGCCAGCGCCGTTGCGTCCGCCCCTTCGAAACGTCAGGCCGAACAGGCCGCTGCCAAGACGCTCTTGGCCCAATTGGAGAGACCCTCATGACCACGCGCGCCGGATTTATCGCCCTGATAGGCGAGCCCAACGCGGGCAAATCGACGTTGCTGAACCGCATGGTCGGCGCGAAAGTGTCGATTGTGACCCATAAGGTGCAAACCACACGCGCCCGGATCCGCGGCGTTGCGATGGAAGGGCAAAGCCAGCTTGTGTTCGTGGACACGCCCGGCCTGTTCCAACCCCGCCGTCGTCTGGATCGCGCCATGGTGGCTGCTGCTTGGGGGGGCGCTGCAGATGCAGATATTGTCATCCTGCTGATCGAAGCCAATCGCGGCATCACCGAAGGTGTGGAACGAATTCTCGAAGGTTTGGCCGACATCGGCAAGGGACGTAAAGTCGCGCTGGCGATCAATAAAATTGACCGCGTTGATGCACCGGTTTTGCTGGGTCTCAGCAAAGAGATGAACGACCGCTATAATTTCGTCGGGACCTTCATGATTTCAGCCGAGCGCGGGCATGGTGTCGATACGTTGCGCCATTGGCTTGCAGCCGAGTTGCCCGAGAGCCCATGGCTTTACCCCGAAGATCAGATCGCCGACCTGCCGATGCGCATGATTGCTGCCGAAATGACCCGAGAAAAGCTGATCCTTCGCCTGCACCAAGAGCTGCCGTACCAGCTGACGGTTGAGACCGAGAACTGGGAAGAGCGCAAGGATGGGTCGGCGCGGGTAGATCAACTGATCTATGTGGTGCGTGACGGGCACAAAGGTATTGTGCTGGGCAACAAGGGCGAAACAATCAAGTCCGTCAGCAAAGCCGCGCGCGAAGAGCTCGAAGAGTTTCTGGGTCGAAAGGTTCATCTATTCCTGCAGGTCAAGGTGCGCCCGAACTGGCTCGACGAGGCGGAGCGCTACTCTGAAATGGGGTTGGAGTTCAAAGACGGCAATGTCTAGGTTTGGTGCAACCCGACCCTTCGGGGAGGATTTCTCACCATTTGGAAGCAAGGGCCTGTCATGGTCCGGCTGACGGCGCGGTTCTGGGTCGACGCCTATTTCGCGCGGCTGCGGGTCTATGATATACCGGCGTTTGTTGTCGCGCACGGGGATGACACCGGCGGCGCGGTTCTGGTGAAGCTGGCCACATTAGATGGAAATGCACAGCTTTTTCATAAAAGCTTTGATTTGATCAGTGGCGAACGGAGCTGGGTCGAGATGACAAGCGGCCAAGAGCCCGATGTCGATGAGTCGATCAGTCGGCAACGTGGCTATGACCCGGATCTATGGGTGATCGAAGTCGAAGACCGGCAAGGCCGGCATCTGTTGCACGAGGATGGTCTGAGCTGATGGAGTGGCGCGATCAGGGCATTTTGCTGAGCACGCGCCGCCACGGCGAAACATCGGCGATTATCCAGGTTTTTACGCCAGAACGCGGGCGTCACGCCGGAATCGTGCGCGGCGGCACTAGCCGCAAGATCGCGCCAATTCTGCAGCCGGGTGCCCAGTTGGATGTCTCTTGGCGCGCACGATTGGAAGACCACATCGGTGCTTTTACTGTCGAGCCCGTGCGGAGCCGAGCCGCATTGGCGATGAACGACAGGATGAGCCTCGCGGGATTGAATGCCGTGACAGGTTTGCTGGTTTTTGCGCTGCCTGAACGCGAGCCCCATACACCGCTATACCGGCGAACCGAAACGTTGCTGGACCTTCTGGGACAGGGGGACCTGTGGCCGCTTGCCTATCTTCAGTGGGAAATCAGTTTACTAGACGAACTGGGCTACGGGCTTGATCTTAGCGTTTGTGCTGTAACCGGACGGACAAGCGGGTTGATCTTCGTGTCGCCAAAAACGGGTCGTGCCGTCACGCGGGAGGGGGCTGGAGAGTGGGTGGACAAAATGTTGCCGCTGTCGCCGGTGCTCCGTGGTGAGGGTGATGCGAGCGACGCAGATATTGCGTTGGCGTTCAAAACTACGGGCTACTTTCTAGAACGGCATCTGGCGCGAGATCTTGGGGGAAGGCCCTTGCCTGAGGCGCGAGCGCGATACGTGGAGGCCTTCAGTCGGCAGCGATAAACACCATATTAAGGTTCTCGGTGTTAGAAAGGATCATTACATTATCCAGTATTTCGATAACTGTGGTGCGTTCGAGCGCGTTGGTGAGTGATTTTTCGTGCTGCAGGTCAGGGCAGGATCTTTTGGTGGAGGATACGAGCGTGACTGAGAACCACGGATAGGGCACTGTATTCGACGCGGTGATCCGGTTGCACGGGCCTTGGATGGTGATTGTTTCTGCGGCTAGGAAGGACAGCGTCGCGTTTGCCGGGAACGGGACGCCGTTCACCTCCTGTAGATCCCAAAGCCGGTCTGCCGCGCCATATGCCCGAGCGGTTTCATCCCGACTGCACAGGTTTGTCAGAGCCGCCATAAGTAGTAGAGGGATGAATTTGAACATGCTCGGTGCGAAAGCGGCCCGACGGTGTTAGCCATCAGGCCGCTGTGACACTATCCTAGCAAGCGGCGCGAGATGACCTGCGCCTGGATTTCTGCGGCACCTTCAAAGATATTGAGGATACGGGCATCACAGAGGACGCGGCTGATCTTATACTCCAGCGCAAAGCCGTTGCCGCCGTGAATTTGCAGACCGTTGTCGGCCGCGGCCCAGGCGACACGTGCGCCTAGCAGCTTGGCCATGCCCGCTTCGACATCACAGCGACGACCTTCATCTTTCTCGAAGGCAGAGAAATAAGTGAGCTGACGCGCGATCATAATCTCGACCGCCATCATCGCAAGTTTAGAAGACACACGAGGGAAGTTGATCAGGGATTTTCCAAATTGCTTGCGGTCGATCGCGTATTGCATGGAAATGTCGAGCGCGGATTGTGCAACCCCAATGGCGCGCGCGGCCGT
It encodes the following:
- a CDS encoding LabA-like NYN domain-containing protein encodes the protein MFYKDERLALFIDGSNLYAAAKNLGFDIDYKLLRQEFMRRGKLLRAFYYTALLENDEYSPIRPLVDWLNYNGFSMVTKPAKEYTDSMGRRKVKGNMDIELAVDAMELAPHLDHIVIFSGDGDFRPLVESLQRQGVRVSVVSTIRSQPPMISDELRRQVDNFIELEDLRDVIGRPPRETPDA
- the folK gene encoding 2-amino-4-hydroxy-6-hydroxymethyldihydropteridine diphosphokinase → MKTFGKARDDGVGIGREALIALGSNQSSVAGGPADTVVKSLEVLENMAVQVVAVSPLYSTHAYPAGSGPNFVNTTARIRFGGEADQILAILHAVEAELGRERINRWGPRTVDLDLIAMGDTVLPDAEIQTVWRELAIEQQSVRAPKELILPHPRLQDRAFVLVPLADIAPDWRHPLIGKTVQEMLNDLPEADKKGVWPME
- the rpoZ gene encoding DNA-directed RNA polymerase subunit omega; the encoded protein is MARVTVEDCVDKVPNRFELVMLAAHRAREIAAGSPVTVDRDNDKNPVVSLREIADETQSADDLRERLIESNQNQIEVDEPEEDAMALLMGAEQDKPEEDSMSEEMLLRQLMAAQGQG
- a CDS encoding RelA/SpoT family protein — translated: MNTADITAEDLIALVRAYNPKTNENQIRLAYEYGQQMHDGQFRHSGEPYFTHPVSVAAILAEQQLDDATIITALLHDTIEDTKASYRSVDEKFGRDVAELVDGVTKLTNLQLNSNETKQAENFRKLFMAMSKDLRVILVKLADRLHNMRTIKSMRPDKQIQKARETMDIYAPLAGRMGMQWMREELEDLAFRVLNPEGRQSIIRRFITLQRETGDVIQRITGDMRHELEKAGIEAEVFGRAKKPYSIWRKMQEKQQSFSRLSDIYGFRVITTSEDECYRALGTIHRRWRAVPGRFKDYISQPKTNGYRSIHTTVSGRDGKRVEVQIRTRQMHDVAESGVAAHWSYRDGVRSRNPFAVDPVKWVAQLTEQLDSEEDHEDFLEAVKLEMYADQVFCFTPKGEVVKLPRGATPIDFAYAIHTRIGAACVGAKIDGMRVPLWTRVKNGQSIEIITAQGQTPQATWLDIATTGKAKTAIRRSLRELDRARFVSLGRELARSAFEQMNKSATEKVLRTAARNLRLSNEEELLAQLGSAELSGQEVVQAVYPNLRPKPGEHVDRKRAVVGLEAGQSFDRAPCCQALPGERIVGITFRGQGVKIHTIDCERLSHYEDQPERWLDLRWHDGPHPAIYGATLDLTIGNGAGVLGRICTLIGQSSANIADLEFLDRKPDFFRLLIYVELRDIAHLHSLIPMLEAESEVAEISRYRNPDLFKAGSKDA
- a CDS encoding DUF2062 domain-containing protein, with product MIFKRRDPKPTVRAMAEFMWPRGGWTRAFHYVKHRMRRLPDTPERIARGIWAGIFTTFTPFYGMHFIVAALVSRMMRGNLLAALMGTFFGNPLTYVPIGLSSLSMGHWILGSQMQTGEHRSFGGKFFDAGHDLLANFIAMLTNRDMDWSGLEVFWHQVFYPYLIGGIVPGMICATIAYYLAVPLLRAYQKRRKGAIKAKFDSLKKKASAKAEAKRKAEQAALKGKDHGGTR
- a CDS encoding pyridoxine 5'-phosphate synthase → MAAQGKLRLGVNIDHVATVRNARGGAYPDPLRAARAAQEAGADGITAHLREDRRHITDADIEGLQEVLTVPLNFEMAATEEMQAIALRHKPHAVCIVPEKREERTTEGGLEVAREENRLAHFIAPLREAGSRVSIFIAADQRQIEAANRIGAEVIELHTGAYCDAYAEGHWEEAQKELQKLEEMSKFAHDLGLEVHAGHGLTYDTVSPIAAFPEVQELNIGHFLIGEAIFLGLGPAIAEMRRLMDDARKG
- the acpS gene encoding holo-ACP synthase, with amino-acid sequence MILGIGTDLANIERIQGTLDRFGDRFRNRVFTEVEQQKAERRRDIAGTYAKRWAAKEACSKALGTGLRMGIAWRDMAVSNLRTGQPVMEVTGWAAERLAEMTPEGHEAIIHVTLTDDHPWAQAFVVIEARPKAGI
- the lepB gene encoding signal peptidase I; the protein is MAAKEKTGNAFVETIKTIVYALLIAGVFRTLFFQPFWIPSGSMKETLLIGDFLFVNKMAYGYSYASCPSVMMPRFGIEVDAKDICGVFDGDNTRLFGSEPERGDVVVFRHPVSGRDYIKRLIGLPGDKIQVTDGTVSINGTAVELRDDGVFEEVMDRQGPQGMRPRCENGAVGAGGMCNKTRQIEVLPNGVEHPILNIGNQASDNTGVYSVPEGHYFFMGDNRDNSADSRLAQQAGGVGFVPFENLIGRADRIMFSSGGRSMLFFWTWRGDRFFKAVK
- the rnc gene encoding ribonuclease III; the encoded protein is MKLNADLRAFEGRIGYHFTKPELLNRAVTHASMSSANRDDNQRLEFLGDRVLGLVMAEALLNLDPAATEGQLAPRFNALVRKEACAEVAREIDMGAVLKLGRSEMLSGGRRKQALLGDAIEAIIAAVYLDGGFDESRALILRLWGPRVLQVKQDARDAKTALQEWAQARGLPPPAYVQTDRQGPDHAPVFTITARIESGASAVASAPSKRQAEQAAAKTLLAQLERPS
- the era gene encoding GTPase Era, with amino-acid sequence MTTRAGFIALIGEPNAGKSTLLNRMVGAKVSIVTHKVQTTRARIRGVAMEGQSQLVFVDTPGLFQPRRRLDRAMVAAAWGGAADADIVILLIEANRGITEGVERILEGLADIGKGRKVALAINKIDRVDAPVLLGLSKEMNDRYNFVGTFMISAERGHGVDTLRHWLAAELPESPWLYPEDQIADLPMRMIAAEMTREKLILRLHQELPYQLTVETENWEERKDGSARVDQLIYVVRDGHKGIVLGNKGETIKSVSKAAREELEEFLGRKVHLFLQVKVRPNWLDEAERYSEMGLEFKDGNV
- a CDS encoding DUF1491 family protein: MVRLTARFWVDAYFARLRVYDIPAFVVAHGDDTGGAVLVKLATLDGNAQLFHKSFDLISGERSWVEMTSGQEPDVDESISRQRGYDPDLWVIEVEDRQGRHLLHEDGLS
- the recO gene encoding DNA repair protein RecO produces the protein MEWRDQGILLSTRRHGETSAIIQVFTPERGRHAGIVRGGTSRKIAPILQPGAQLDVSWRARLEDHIGAFTVEPVRSRAALAMNDRMSLAGLNAVTGLLVFALPEREPHTPLYRRTETLLDLLGQGDLWPLAYLQWEISLLDELGYGLDLSVCAVTGRTSGLIFVSPKTGRAVTREGAGEWVDKMLPLSPVLRGEGDASDADIALAFKTTGYFLERHLARDLGGRPLPEARARYVEAFSRQR
- a CDS encoding META domain-containing protein, whose translation is MAALTNLCSRDETARAYGAADRLWDLQEVNGVPFPANATLSFLAAETITIQGPCNRITASNTVPYPWFSVTLVSSTKRSCPDLQHEKSLTNALERTTVIEILDNVMILSNTENLNMVFIAAD